In Actinomyces marmotae, the DNA window TCGGGCTGCGCGGCCAGCGCCTCATCGATGGCGGCCGTGAGCGCGGACTCGTCGGAGACGACCTCCAGGCCCCTGGCGGAAGCGACGGCCTCAGGATCGCCCTCGCCCGCGAGCACACCGGCCAGGACCTGCCGGGCGAGCTTGTCGGTCAGGCGCCCCGAGTCCACGAGCCCCTGGAGCTCGGCCACCTGGGCCGGGGTGATCGCCAATTCCTCCAGCGCAGTCTCCTGCTCCTTGGCGGCGCGGGCGAGCTCGCCCATCCACCACTTGCGGGCGGCCTGGCCGGTGGTGCCGGCCTGGGCGGTCGCCTCGATGAGCCCCAGGGCGCCGGCGTTGACGACGTCGCGCATCTCGGAGTCGCTGAGGCCCCACTCGGCCTTGAGGCGGCGGCGCTTCGCCGCGGGGAGTTCGGGCAGGGCGGCGCGGATCTCCTCGACCCACTCCCGGCTGGGGGCCACCGGGACGAGGTCGGGCTCGGGGAAGTAGCGGTAGTCGTCGGCATCGGACTTCACGCGTCCGGCGCGCGTGGTGCCGTCGGCCTGACCGTGGCGCGTCTCCTGGAGGACCTGGCCCCCGCTGGCCAGGATGGCGGCCTGGCGGGAGATCTCGTAGCGGATGACGGCGTCGATCCCGCGGAAGGTGTTGACGTTCTTCGTCTCGGTGCGGGTGCCCAGTGGCGCGTCCGGGCCCTCGCGCAGGGAGACGTTGACGTCGGCGCGCACGTTGCCGCGCTCCATGCGGGCCTCACTGACCCCGAGGGCCCGGAAGATGTCGCGCAGGGAGCGCACGTAGGCGGCGGCCACCTCCGGTGCCCTGGACCCGGCGCCGATGATCGGGCGGGAGACGATCTCCACCAGTGGCACGCCAGCGCGGTTGTAGTCCACCAGGGAGTGACTGGCGCCCTCGATGCGGCCGTCGGCGCCGCCGATGTGGGTGTTCTTGCCGGCGTCCTCCTCCATGTGGGCGCGCTCAATGGGCACGGTGAACAGCGCGCCGTCCTCGAGCTCGACCTCCAGGGCGCCGTCGAAGGCGATGGGCTCATCGGACTGGGAGGTCTGGAAGTCCTTGGCCAGGTCGGGGTAGAAGTAGTTCTTCCTCGCGAAGCGGCAGGACTCGGC includes these proteins:
- the gatB gene encoding Asp-tRNA(Asn)/Glu-tRNA(Gln) amidotransferase subunit GatB, yielding MSDTLMDYDEAVRRYDPVIGLEVHVELGTATKMFDAAPNAFGGEPNSRVTPTSVGLPGALPVVNKRGVEYAIRIGLALGCEIAESCRFARKNYFYPDLAKDFQTSQSDEPIAFDGALEVELEDGALFTVPIERAHMEEDAGKNTHIGGADGRIEGASHSLVDYNRAGVPLVEIVSRPIIGAGSRAPEVAAAYVRSLRDIFRALGVSEARMERGNVRADVNVSLREGPDAPLGTRTETKNVNTFRGIDAVIRYEISRQAAILASGGQVLQETRHGQADGTTRAGRVKSDADDYRYFPEPDLVPVAPSREWVEEIRAALPELPAAKRRRLKAEWGLSDSEMRDVVNAGALGLIEATAQAGTTGQAARKWWMGELARAAKEQETALEELAITPAQVAELQGLVDSGRLTDKLARQVLAGVLAGEGDPEAVASARGLEVVSDESALTAAIDEALAAQPDVADKIRGGKVQAAGAIVGAVMRATKGQADAKRVRELIMERVQG